The following DNA comes from Anopheles coustani chromosome 2, idAnoCousDA_361_x.2, whole genome shotgun sequence.
CGCTGTTTTGGCCTTTGCCGCCGTGGTAGCCGCCAAGCCCCAACATCAGCCCGCCGCCCAATATCCGGCAGGAGTCGATCCGTCCCGCTGCCCGTCGTACCCGAACTGCGACAACGCGGCCCTGCACAACCCGAATCATGCGTACAACAACCACGCCGCCAACCACGCCGCCAACCACTGGAACCCGAACTGGAACGCGCAGCCCAGCTGGAACGCGGCCCCGGCCCCCGTCCCGGCTCCGGCTCCGTACTACCACGGTGCCCCGCACTCGTACCAGGCTCTGACCGGCCCGAGCCACAACTACCTCGGAGCCCCAGCCCCCACCGCCGGTGGTGACCGGTAAGTCACGGAGTTCGCCTAAGAATCAGCTAGAACCGGGAACCTGAAGCTGATGTGTGTCCTCTTTTCCGCCTTTCGCCTCCCACAGCTACCCGGCTGGAGTTGACCCGCAGGCCTGCCCGAACTACCCGTACTGCGACAACCTGGCTCCGGCTGGCGCTCCCCAGGCTGCCCCGCTGCCAGGCTTCACCTCCCGCCAGTACCCGGCCGGAGTGTCCCCGCACACCTGCCCGAACTTCCCGTACTGCTAAGGACCTCGCCCCACCGGAACCCTTTCCTCGTTCCCGTTCGCTCTGTTCCTTGTTCACTCTATCATAACTTCGCTAAATGATCTTCATCTCTtccatttccttccttcccctcGGATGGGGCTGCCCAGCCATTCCCTTCGCTCCTACCAATCCTTCCACTCGATGCGCGGCCTCGACCCGACGGTTGTACATAACTGGcactggttttgttttcgttagtgttgtgtttttttttattgtaaattGTGCATGCAACTGcaaatgtgtttctttttgaaGTGCACACCGGAGAACTGAATGGAAAGGCAAATGGAAATGTAGGAACCAGAGGGAgagtttgaaaacaaacaaaactgtatCTCTACCGAATATGTTAGCTCAGCGCTCAATCGCACACGTCGCAAAAGAAATTTGAAATGCAATTGATTTAAGAATCATACCTGGTGGATTCGTCTTGTGTTATATATTACCGCTCCGAACCAACGCCCTGTAACCTCCGGCAGTAAAGGTCACTGAGGCGTTTTCTTTGCCATTTTTGGCAGTGAATTAATGAGTTTAATCTGTCATGGATGAAACAATTCATGATCCTCTGTGAAAATCAACATGGTGGCCCTGGAACACGATGCGTAACGTATAAATGTGTCCTGCCTTCGCGTTTGCCTCGCCTCAGCCGCATGCTCTAACTATGTTAGACATggatttttggttttggttattttatttccttgtGATAAATGAACAGTTTTTTTCTACTAGcttcttttcttcaaattttatgtaattattatttttaattattccaATATTTTGATCATTTGATAATAGCGTCATCCATGACTTATTAAATCAGGTTTCAAGGTTTCAACGACTTTCCACAATTTCAGGTTATGGTCGACGTCGGAATATGTTATGCTTTGGAATCTAATTTGCATTTCTTTTGCTTAATCTTCTTCCCTACCATTGGGCGCTGAACTTTCTTGCCTCTCAGTGATGAGTC
Coding sequences within:
- the LOC131265830 gene encoding uncharacterized protein LOC131265830; its protein translation is MFSKVIAVLAFAAVVAAKPQHQPAAQYPAGVDPSRCPSYPNCDNAALHNPNHAYNNHAANHAANHWNPNWNAQPSWNAAPAPVPAPAPYYHGAPHSYQALTGPSHNYLGAPAPTAGGDRYPAGVDPQACPNYPYCDNLAPAGAPQAAPLPGFTSRQYPAGVSPHTCPNFPYC